The nucleotide sequence AGCCACGTGTGGCTGTACGACTCGTCGGGGCAACGCCGCCAGCTCACGATTTTCGGCGACAGCAGCCGCATCGACCGACTCGCTGAAAACGGAGAAGTCATGCTGACGAGCGGAGGTCGGCGATACCGCGCGCTGCCGGATGGTCAGCTTGATGAGGTGGGAACCAGCGCCGGTCGGGCGATCTACATAGACGGGCAGTGGTTCGTCGCCATCGGCAGCAGCCTGTTCCGCGTCTTGCTTTGAGAAAGCCACAAAATCAACGCGACAGGTCCGACGTGCCGCGGCATAATCGCGCGCGCCTGCTGCTGATGAGCGGATCGCTGCCGAATGCCCAGCCGGCTTTTTCGCCGGCGGATTTCGGTCCCGCTGGCACCGCCCGGGTTGGCTGGTGACCGTAAGACGCGACGCCTCGGCGCGTCCTCGGTCCGCGGCGCCGCTGCAACGGTGAGTGTGTCCGAATACCGATTCGCCATCCCTTACTTGCTATAATTGGCAAATCAATGCTTTGGAGAACCTATGCTTAACACGTGCATAGTCACGGGAGGCGCCGGCGCCGTCGGATCCCGCCTGACCCAGCGCTTGCTCGACGCGGGTGCCGAGACCGTCTACGTGGTGGACGACCTCTCTTCCGGTTACCGCTGGCTGTTGCCGGACGACCCGCGGGTGCAGTTCATCCAGGCGGACGTGGTGGATTTCTTCGGCGGTGACTTCGATGCCGCCGACGCTCACATCTTCCACTTGGCGGCGTTTTTCGCTAATCAGAACAGCGTCGACCACCCGCTGGACGACCTCCACACGAACGGGGCCGGCACGCTGCAGGTGTTGAAATGGGCGGCCGAGCACAACGCCAAGCGCGTCGTGTACTCGTCCGCTGGCTGTTCGATCGCTGGGCACGGCATCGAGGGTCCGATCGCTGAAGACATGCCGGTCAGCCTGCACCTGGACACTCCGTACCAGATCACCAAGGCGCTCGGCGAGTTCTACTGCAACTACTACCTCGAGCGCGTCTCCAGCGTCCGCTGCCGTTTCTTCAATTCCTACGGCCCGGGTGAAGTGCCGGGGCGCTACCGCAACGTCATTCCCAACTTTATCTGGCTGGCGCTCCACGATCGCCCGCTGACGATCACCGGCACGGGTGAGGAGACCAGAGACTTCATCTTCGTCGATGACCTCGTTGAGGGTCTCATCCGTTGTGCGAGCGTGGAGGCGGCGCACGGCCAGGCGATCAACCTCGGCACCGGGCGGGAAACGCGGGTGATAGACCTGGCCAAGATGGTCATCGCGCTCACCGAGTCCAGCAGCGAGATCCTCTACGCCCCGCGGCGTTCATGGGATAACAGCAAGACCCGCCAAGCGGATATCACCCGAGCGCGAGAGATCCTCGAACTCGCCCCAGACACGGTGCTGGACACCGGTTTGGCGCACACCGTTGATTGGTTCCGCCAACATCGACCGTCGATTGCGCAAGCCACCGACTTCTGATTTAGTACGCGCGCCTTCGGCGCGCCAGACCCTCGACGATCACCTGCCGACCTAGGTTCCTACCCATATGTGTGGACTGTTAGCTATTGCCGGCCTCGACCGCCCCTTCTCTCACAGTTTGCTGGAGAGTTTGCGCAATCGCGGACCCGATGCCATCGGATTTTGGAGCAATGGCAAGCTCAATGTGGGCCACACCCGGCTCGCGATCCTGGGGTTGGGGCACGACAACGACGAACCGATGGAAAATGATCGGTTCGTCCTCGCTTACAACGGTGAGATCTACAACTTCGGGGACCTGAAGCAACGCCTCGCCGGGGATCGCCCGATCGGATCCCACGCCAACGACGCCGGTGTTCTCCTCGAGGGTTGGACGGCGATGGGAGAGGCGATCCTCACGCAGCTCGAGGGGTTTTGGGCCTTCGTCCTATACGACAAGCTCGAAAACAAGCTGTTCCTGGTGCGCGACCAGATCGGTATTAAGCCGCTCTACTACTACAAGTCGGGTAGTCAGATCGTGGTGTCGTCTATGCTGGGCACGATCAGTGACACGCTCGGCGGTGGCCTCACGCTCGACTATCTCGCGCTCTCCGAATACGTGCGCTATCAGTACACGTTCGGCGACAAGACGTTCTTCAAAGACGTGAAGAAGGTGCTGCCGGGGCACGTCGTCGAGATTGACCTCGACACCGGCGAGCTCGAGATGCGCTGCTACGAGGATCTGCTCACTTCGCTCCACGGCGGCAAAGGGGTGGCGCCGGACGAGGCCTGGATGGACGAGACGCGTGCGCTACTGCGCGACTGCGTGGTGTCCGCCACGATCAGCGACACGTCCTTTACCACCTTCTGCAGCGGCGGCATCGACTCCAGCCTGATCACCAGCATCGCGGCGCCCGAGATCGCCTATCACTGTAACTTCTCCGACCCCGACTGCAATGAGACGTTCTACGCGCAGCAGGTGGTGCGCGACATGGACACCCGGCTGTTCACGGTGAATGCGCAGGAAGACTTCGAGCTCGTGCCGAAGTTGGCGAGCATCGTGGAAGACTTCGACGAGTTGACCATCGGTTCGGTGATCCTGCCCTTGGAAGACCTGCTTTCCCAGGTCAAGCGCCGTTACAAGGTGATATTGACGGGCACCGGCGGCGATGAGCTGTTCGCCGGCTATGTGCGGTTTATGCTGGCGCGCGGCGAGTGTCGACAGGACAGTTATCGCGGTCTGTTCGAGCGCGTCATGAAGCTGGAGGGCGCCGCGCAGCGTTTTGAGCTGACCCACAAGAAAGGCGATCTCGACCTCTACCCCTTCTACGACGATGCCGCCAAGCATTCCTTCGAAACGGAGTTCGACGCCACCCTGGAGCGGGAGAAAGATGAACTCGCCGCCATGATGCGCTTCGATCAGCGCAACTTCCTGCGTGGGCTCCTCAACATCGACGACAAGATGGGCGGGCGTCACTCCCTCGAGAGTCGTCCTCCGTTGCTGCATCAGCGGCTCCTGCGTCATCTGCAGCACGTCGATCTGGGCGCCTTCCTGGAAGATGGTGAATTGAAGTCAAAACTGCGCAAGATCGCCGGTGGCCAGATCCCCGACTCGGTGATCTACCGCAAGGACAAGATGGGCTTCACGACGCCGATCGGCACCTTCGTCAATAAGTCTGCCGATCGCATCCGCGAGACCATTATGGATTCCCCCTTCCGCGACCACTACAACCTGAAGAAGGCGCGGTTCACGGCGGATTCCAAATTCTCCCGTGAGGTGTTCGGTCTGCTGATGCTGGATCTCTGGCTCAATCGTTACGCGACCCCCAGCGCCGCGCGCTTCAACGGATGACCCATCCCGTGACACCTGATATGCCGTCGTCGCCTGCCGCCGTCGCGACGCACGACGCCGAGTCGTCTGACCTGGGAACGGGGGGGCGCAAGCTGCGGGTCCTGTTCCTGACCCAGTGGTTCGATCCTGAGCCTGGGGCGATCCGAGGTCTGCCGCTAGCCAAATGGCTGCTCGCGCGCGGCCATGAGGTGGAAGTCATCACCGGCGTGCCGAACTACCCTGGCGGCAAGGTCTACGACGGGTATCGTGTGCGACCCTTACAGCGTGAGGTAATGGACGGCGTTCCCGTCATCCGTGTGCCGCTCTACCCCAGTCACGATCAATCGGCGCTGAAGCGTGTTGCGAACTACGTGAGTTTCGCACTATCGGCGGCTACGATCGGTGCTGCCGCTGCCAAGCGCGCAGACATCTGCTTTGCCGTGAGCCCGCCGCCTACCCTGGGCATTCCCGCTTTGGTGCTGAAGTACCTGCGGCGTATCCCTTACGTCTATCACGTGTCCGATATGTGGCCCGACTCGGCCGTGGAATCAGGCATGTTCGGCGACGGCTGGGTAAAGCGTGTGTCCACGAGCGTGCTCCATTGGTGGTGCAATCTGCTCTATCGGCAGGCGGATGCGGTCACCGTGCTGGCTGATGTCCCGCGCGAGGTGCTCGCGGAACGAGGCGTGCCGAAGGACAAGATCGAGGTGGTGTACAACTGGGCGGACGAGTCCTTGTTCCATCCGATGGAGCGCGATGACCAGCTGGCACAGGAGTTAGGTCTCTCGCCTGGCGACTTCAACCTGATCTACGCCGGCAACTTCGGCGTCTTTCAGAACCTGGAAGTGGCCATACGGGCGGCCCATCAGATCGCCGAGCGCGCGCCCAAGCTCAAGCTGGTGCTCATCGGCACGGGTACGGAAGAGGCGCGACTCAAAGCGCTCGTCGCAGAACTCGGTGCGACGAACGTCAGCTTCCATGGGCGCCGTCCTTACACCGATATGCCGGCCATCTCGGCGCTCTCGGACGCCATGCTCGTGCACCTCAGCGACATTCCGCTGCTCCGATGGACCGTGCCCAGCAAGACCCAGGTGGCGTTGGCGATGGGTATTCCCATGCTGATGGCTGCCACCAGCGATACCGCCAGATTGGTGTCGGAGAGTGGCGCAGGCGTTGTGTGTACGCCCGACGATCCCGATGCCATGGCCGGTGCGATGCTCGAACTCGCGGCTTTGGATCGGGCCGAGCTCCACCACATGGGGCAGGCGGGGCTGGAGTTCTACCGCCGGCGCATCTCTCTCGATCGAGGCGGCGAGATCATGGAGGGTGTGTTCGCCAACAGCCTGCAACGGCGCGCCGGACGGCGGCGCACGGCTTAAGATGCAGTATTTGCTGTACAGGCTGGACCCTAAGCCAGATCGCGAGGCCACGACGCCTCTGCTCGAGGGCGAGGTGGTCGAGTTCTCGCCCTTCAATCTGCGCTGGCTGGTGACGGGGCTGCGCGCGGCCGGGGTGGAGTACGTGAAGATGCTCGCCCTGGCAACGCTTTACGCCGCCACGCACCTCAGTCAGGTCGGCGCGGTGAGGGTTTGGGCGTACGTCGGCGGCGGACGCTCGATCCTGCATTACAGCGTGGTCACCCCGACGGACTTGCACATGCCTTGGCTGGACAGCACCCAGTCAGGTGT is from Pseudomonadota bacterium and encodes:
- a CDS encoding NAD-dependent epimerase/dehydratase family protein, whose translation is MLNTCIVTGGAGAVGSRLTQRLLDAGAETVYVVDDLSSGYRWLLPDDPRVQFIQADVVDFFGGDFDAADAHIFHLAAFFANQNSVDHPLDDLHTNGAGTLQVLKWAAEHNAKRVVYSSAGCSIAGHGIEGPIAEDMPVSLHLDTPYQITKALGEFYCNYYLERVSSVRCRFFNSYGPGEVPGRYRNVIPNFIWLALHDRPLTITGTGEETRDFIFVDDLVEGLIRCASVEAAHGQAINLGTGRETRVIDLAKMVIALTESSSEILYAPRRSWDNSKTRQADITRAREILELAPDTVLDTGLAHTVDWFRQHRPSIAQATDF
- the asnB gene encoding asparagine synthase (glutamine-hydrolyzing) translates to MCGLLAIAGLDRPFSHSLLESLRNRGPDAIGFWSNGKLNVGHTRLAILGLGHDNDEPMENDRFVLAYNGEIYNFGDLKQRLAGDRPIGSHANDAGVLLEGWTAMGEAILTQLEGFWAFVLYDKLENKLFLVRDQIGIKPLYYYKSGSQIVVSSMLGTISDTLGGGLTLDYLALSEYVRYQYTFGDKTFFKDVKKVLPGHVVEIDLDTGELEMRCYEDLLTSLHGGKGVAPDEAWMDETRALLRDCVVSATISDTSFTTFCSGGIDSSLITSIAAPEIAYHCNFSDPDCNETFYAQQVVRDMDTRLFTVNAQEDFELVPKLASIVEDFDELTIGSVILPLEDLLSQVKRRYKVILTGTGGDELFAGYVRFMLARGECRQDSYRGLFERVMKLEGAAQRFELTHKKGDLDLYPFYDDAAKHSFETEFDATLEREKDELAAMMRFDQRNFLRGLLNIDDKMGGRHSLESRPPLLHQRLLRHLQHVDLGAFLEDGELKSKLRKIAGGQIPDSVIYRKDKMGFTTPIGTFVNKSADRIRETIMDSPFRDHYNLKKARFTADSKFSREVFGLLMLDLWLNRYATPSAARFNG
- a CDS encoding glycosyltransferase family 4 protein, whose translation is MTPDMPSSPAAVATHDAESSDLGTGGRKLRVLFLTQWFDPEPGAIRGLPLAKWLLARGHEVEVITGVPNYPGGKVYDGYRVRPLQREVMDGVPVIRVPLYPSHDQSALKRVANYVSFALSAATIGAAAAKRADICFAVSPPPTLGIPALVLKYLRRIPYVYHVSDMWPDSAVESGMFGDGWVKRVSTSVLHWWCNLLYRQADAVTVLADVPREVLAERGVPKDKIEVVYNWADESLFHPMERDDQLAQELGLSPGDFNLIYAGNFGVFQNLEVAIRAAHQIAERAPKLKLVLIGTGTEEARLKALVAELGATNVSFHGRRPYTDMPAISALSDAMLVHLSDIPLLRWTVPSKTQVALAMGIPMLMAATSDTARLVSESGAGVVCTPDDPDAMAGAMLELAALDRAELHHMGQAGLEFYRRRISLDRGGEIMEGVFANSLQRRAGRRRTA